Proteins from a genomic interval of Mesobacillus sp. S13:
- a CDS encoding hemolysin family protein, with amino-acid sequence MGTEIVVLLILIVLNAFFAASEIALISLNDNKVKLMAEGGDRKAQMLYNLMSEPSRFLATIQIGITLAGFLASAFAAESFAGRMAAFLSEMGVPLSQSMLELISVITITLVLSYFTLVLGELVPKRLALQKAEPIAMFAAAPLTVLSKVSSPFVKLLTLSTNGIVRLFGVDPNADEENVTEEEIRMMVDVGMEKGTIQDTEKEMINNIFEFDNKTISDIMTHRTNIVALSVDTSLKDTVSIVNREKYTRMPVYEGSIDHIVGILHTKDLIPFIECEDQEQFDLRSMLREPNFVLESMRLDQFFKVMQKSNIHMAVAIDEYGGTDGIVTIEDLLEEIVGNIFDEYDEPELDAAEIVQVDANQYMMTGTLNLYEVEDALKIVLPSEEYDTLSGFVLGQLGYIPAAGEHPEVEYQDIVFTVAEMDDRRIATVNVRIKDSAIASE; translated from the coding sequence TTGGGAACAGAGATAGTGGTATTATTGATCCTGATTGTCTTGAACGCTTTTTTTGCGGCATCAGAGATCGCGCTGATTTCTTTGAATGACAATAAAGTAAAATTGATGGCTGAAGGCGGTGACCGCAAAGCGCAAATGCTGTACAATCTGATGTCTGAACCAAGCCGTTTCCTGGCGACAATCCAGATTGGCATCACGCTGGCAGGATTCCTGGCGAGTGCATTTGCAGCTGAAAGCTTTGCTGGACGGATGGCAGCATTTTTAAGCGAAATGGGTGTGCCGCTTTCACAAAGCATGCTGGAATTAATATCTGTCATTACAATCACATTAGTGCTGTCTTATTTTACTCTCGTACTTGGAGAATTGGTCCCGAAGCGGCTCGCGTTGCAGAAAGCTGAACCAATTGCGATGTTCGCTGCTGCTCCTTTGACAGTCTTATCCAAGGTTTCGTCTCCATTCGTTAAGTTATTGACGTTATCCACTAATGGGATCGTCAGACTGTTTGGAGTCGATCCAAATGCGGATGAAGAGAATGTAACAGAGGAAGAAATCCGCATGATGGTCGATGTGGGTATGGAAAAAGGAACCATCCAGGATACAGAGAAAGAGATGATCAACAATATCTTTGAATTTGATAATAAGACAATCTCTGACATCATGACACACAGGACCAATATTGTCGCTCTTTCTGTTGATACCAGCCTGAAAGATACGGTTTCCATAGTGAACAGGGAAAAGTACACAAGAATGCCTGTGTATGAAGGAAGCATCGACCATATCGTTGGCATTCTCCATACAAAGGATTTGATTCCGTTCATTGAATGTGAGGATCAGGAACAGTTTGATTTGAGAAGCATGCTTCGCGAACCAAATTTCGTACTGGAATCCATGCGCCTCGATCAGTTCTTTAAAGTGATGCAGAAGAGCAATATCCATATGGCGGTTGCGATTGATGAATATGGCGGAACGGATGGAATAGTGACGATCGAGGACCTGCTTGAGGAAATCGTCGGCAATATTTTCGATGAGTATGATGAACCGGAACTTGACGCCGCTGAAATTGTCCAGGTAGATGCTAACCAATATATGATGACGGGAACGCTTAATTTATATGAAGTAGAAGATGCTCTAAAAATAGTACTCCCAAGCGAAGAATATGATACACTAAGCGGATTTGTCCTTGGCCAGCTTGGATATATCCCTGCCGCGGGTGAACACCCTGAGGTTGAATATCAGGATATCGTGTTTACCGTTGCCGAAATGGACGACAGAAGAATTGCTACTGTTAACGTTAGAATAAAAGATTCAGCAATTGCATCTGAATAG
- a CDS encoding YtoQ family protein: MELTVYLAGQIHDDWRDQVAQKAKEKNLPLVFVGPQTNHDRSDNIGEDILGEQPGNVYKDDAASDINNFRTQVLMQKSDIVIALFGEKYKQWNTAMDASAAITMNKPTIIVRPQSLIHPLKELSNKANVTVENVDQALEVISYIYE; encoded by the coding sequence ATGGAATTAACGGTTTATTTAGCTGGGCAGATTCACGATGATTGGCGGGATCAGGTGGCACAAAAGGCGAAGGAAAAGAATTTGCCTCTTGTCTTCGTTGGTCCGCAGACGAACCATGATCGCTCTGATAATATTGGTGAGGATATCCTTGGAGAACAGCCGGGCAATGTGTATAAGGATGATGCGGCATCTGATATCAACAACTTCAGGACGCAGGTTTTAATGCAAAAATCCGATATCGTCATCGCTCTTTTCGGCGAAAAGTATAAACAATGGAACACCGCAATGGATGCAAGCGCTGCGATCACAATGAACAAACCAACGATTATCGTCAGACCACAATCCTTGATTCATCCTTTGAAAGAGCTATCCAATAAAGCGAATGTAACGGTAGAAAATGTCGACCAGGCATTGGAAGTCATCAGTTATATTTATGAATAA
- a CDS encoding GNAT family N-acetyltransferase: protein MKNDSKPVRLLVGDRVYLRPLSLEDTETYFQQLFDPEVRRLTGTTRAFTKEGIQRYIDGKSQDSSTVLLFICLKDTDEVIGDIALQDIDPINRNCNIRIAVESKYQGKGYGTEAMPLMLDYGFGILNMHRIELEVFSYNPRAIHVYEKLGFKQEGIQRDYLYYNHKYHDCIKMSILEDEFRELYVK, encoded by the coding sequence ATGAAAAATGATTCAAAGCCTGTCAGGCTGCTGGTTGGTGATAGAGTGTATTTAAGGCCGCTCAGCCTGGAGGATACGGAAACATATTTCCAGCAATTATTTGACCCTGAAGTCAGGAGACTCACGGGCACGACCCGAGCATTCACAAAAGAAGGAATCCAACGCTACATCGATGGAAAATCCCAGGATTCCTCCACTGTCCTCCTGTTTATCTGCCTGAAAGACACGGATGAGGTCATTGGGGACATTGCCTTGCAGGATATTGATCCAATCAACCGGAATTGCAACATCCGGATTGCTGTAGAAAGCAAGTATCAGGGAAAAGGCTATGGAACCGAAGCCATGCCGCTTATGCTCGATTACGGATTTGGTATTTTGAACATGCACCGAATTGAGTTAGAGGTGTTCTCTTATAACCCCCGCGCAATCCATGTGTACGAAAAACTCGGGTTTAAACAAGAAGGGATACAGCGTGACTATCTCTACTACAATCATAAATACCATGACTGCATAAAAATGAGTATTCTAGAAGATGAATTCAGAGAGTTATATGTAAAGTGA
- a CDS encoding sulfite exporter TauE/SafE family protein: MDYIILFFIGILATTIGTLAGGGGLISLPSMLVLGIPVHSAIAANKVSNTVSSFSSFYHLYREKKITFKESFWIIPVSLIGGVSGGFIASKISSDDMYFVAIGLLVFAFIASFLGKGSMSGDQPLKPSAKSVPGLYAIGIYDGLFGPGQGTLMLYLFDHLNIAYIRAVGYVRLATFSSCLGAAITYISTGAVIWPVTLALMLGSVTGAQIGVRIASKLNPRYVKPILRLMTVALVVQIFLEKVV; encoded by the coding sequence ATGGATTATATCATTCTGTTCTTCATTGGAATTTTAGCAACGACAATTGGAACTCTGGCGGGTGGCGGAGGCTTGATCAGCTTGCCTTCCATGCTCGTTTTGGGTATACCAGTCCATTCGGCAATTGCCGCAAATAAGGTTTCGAATACGGTCAGCTCGTTCTCGAGCTTTTACCATCTTTATAGGGAAAAGAAAATCACTTTTAAGGAATCGTTCTGGATCATCCCTGTCAGTCTGATTGGCGGAGTCAGTGGGGGCTTCATTGCTTCAAAGATCTCCAGTGATGATATGTATTTCGTGGCGATTGGCCTGCTGGTTTTTGCTTTCATCGCCTCATTTCTGGGGAAAGGGAGCATGTCAGGGGATCAGCCATTAAAGCCTTCAGCTAAAAGTGTTCCGGGGTTATACGCAATCGGAATTTATGATGGACTATTTGGGCCAGGGCAAGGAACTCTCATGCTGTATTTGTTTGATCATTTGAATATCGCCTACATCCGTGCGGTCGGATATGTCCGCCTTGCCACTTTTTCTAGCTGCTTAGGTGCGGCGATCACCTATATTTCAACAGGGGCCGTGATTTGGCCAGTGACCCTCGCCTTGATGCTCGGTTCAGTGACAGGAGCACAGATCGGCGTCAGGATCGCCAGCAAGCTGAATCCTCGTTATGTTAAACCGATTTTGCGGCTGATGACGGTGGCTTTGGTCGTACAGATTTTTTTGGAAAAAGTAGTGTGA
- a CDS encoding IS256 family transposase encodes MTQVQFNLNVDVLKEAIVNSNLDMVIKSAVVLVLNEFMEKERDDYLKAAPYERAVERRDYRNGYYERELLMSIGNIALKVPRTRNGEFSTTVFEKYARCDQAMVLSMLEMVVNGVSTRKVTNIVEQLCGKNVSKSFVSSLTQKLDPIVNEWAGRPLNTTYYPYVFADAMYIKVREHHRVVSKAVYIATAITENHTREILGLSVDHTESFESWSRFFQQLKSRGLQSPKLIISDAHQGLQKAIQREFIGTAWQRCNVHFKRNIIDKLPKKDSAEIRMMIKRVFEAVTIEDVRRFKDELMNRFSNESRFGKALAILDEGFEDTIQYMNFPEAIRIHIRSTNSLERLNQEVRRRERVIRIFPNSQSAYRLVGAVLMHYHVSDYSKRKSLKGRVY; translated from the coding sequence ATGACTCAAGTACAGTTTAACCTGAATGTTGATGTTTTAAAAGAAGCTATTGTAAATTCCAATCTTGATATGGTGATTAAATCTGCCGTTGTGTTGGTATTAAATGAGTTTATGGAAAAGGAAAGAGACGACTATTTAAAGGCTGCACCTTATGAACGTGCTGTCGAACGTCGTGACTACCGGAACGGTTACTATGAACGTGAGCTGTTGATGAGTATTGGAAATATAGCCCTAAAGGTTCCACGGACGCGTAATGGAGAATTTTCAACCACCGTTTTCGAAAAGTATGCCCGGTGTGATCAAGCTATGGTCCTCTCCATGTTGGAGATGGTTGTCAATGGTGTTTCGACCCGGAAAGTGACCAACATCGTGGAACAGCTTTGTGGAAAGAATGTTTCCAAGTCCTTTGTTTCATCCCTTACACAGAAGCTTGATCCCATTGTAAATGAATGGGCTGGGCGACCTTTGAATACTACCTACTACCCTTACGTTTTTGCAGATGCCATGTATATAAAGGTGCGAGAGCACCATCGTGTCGTATCTAAGGCTGTTTATATTGCAACAGCCATTACAGAGAATCATACACGTGAAATCCTTGGCCTTAGTGTTGACCATACGGAAAGTTTTGAAAGCTGGAGCCGTTTTTTTCAACAGCTTAAATCACGCGGACTCCAATCACCAAAACTTATAATTTCAGATGCCCACCAAGGACTACAGAAAGCCATCCAACGTGAATTTATTGGCACTGCTTGGCAAAGATGCAATGTCCATTTCAAACGGAATATTATTGATAAATTGCCTAAAAAGGATTCAGCCGAAATCCGCATGATGATTAAGCGAGTATTTGAAGCAGTTACGATTGAAGATGTACGCCGGTTCAAGGATGAATTGATGAACCGTTTTAGTAATGAGTCAAGGTTTGGAAAAGCGCTTGCTATATTAGATGAAGGTTTCGAAGATACCATACAATATATGAATTTCCCAGAAGCTATCAGGATCCATATCCGAAGCACCAACTCATTGGAACGGCTGAACCAGGAGGTTCGTAGAAGAGAAAGAGTGATTCGTATTTTCCCTAATTCCCAATCTGCGTATCGTTTGGTTGGCGCTGTTCTGATGCATTACCATGTGTCAGACTACTCAAAGAGGAAATCTTTAAAGGGTCGGGTATATTAG
- a CDS encoding ABC transporter permease, producing the protein MNFLKRSFLSVKARKGKSLLQIFVFSVICVLVLAGLSIQTAAKKSSDLARQKLGADVTLQVDMEKMREKMQAQQASGERRRIQSTPIPAETAKELTSYEQIKGYNFFSSTTALASNFEPITNEESEATEDSTNTQAEGRGGRMGGGMAQGDISLQGVSFTDSTAEFMDGTATIVEGEHLTEEDQGENLTLIEQTLAEENGLKVGDTISVANPRDEAITLELQIKGIYSTTSTAEQGMDFTAMIPYNKLYVPYTAAAMLKGSEYEGSIDSAIFYIDDPAEMESFITQAQKESNIDFETFKLDADDQLYQQMVGPIENVASFSNNIVYLVSIAGAIILGLIVMMSIRERKYEMGVLLAIGERRWKLAGQFIVEILLVAAVSLGIATVSGNEVAKQVSDQLLKQELEAAEQTTAPDSFRGRGMGFGGGIMPGSQIQQAETIEEIDVSVTGDDLTLLAMIGMLIAIVSALLPSLTVLRLQPKAILSRQD; encoded by the coding sequence ATGAATTTTTTAAAGCGATCGTTTTTAAGTGTGAAGGCCAGGAAGGGAAAGAGTTTGCTGCAAATCTTTGTGTTTTCTGTGATTTGTGTGCTTGTCTTGGCGGGTCTGTCCATCCAGACGGCTGCAAAGAAATCCAGTGATCTTGCCCGTCAGAAGCTTGGAGCGGATGTTACGCTGCAGGTTGATATGGAAAAAATGCGTGAGAAGATGCAGGCCCAGCAAGCAAGCGGTGAACGCCGACGGATCCAGTCCACCCCGATTCCGGCAGAGACAGCGAAAGAACTGACCTCGTATGAACAAATCAAAGGTTATAATTTTTTCTCATCAACTACAGCTTTAGCCTCAAATTTTGAACCAATCACAAACGAAGAAAGTGAAGCAACTGAGGATAGCACGAACACTCAAGCAGAAGGCCGTGGCGGCAGAATGGGCGGCGGCATGGCCCAGGGTGATATCAGTCTGCAAGGGGTGAGTTTTACCGACTCCACTGCTGAATTCATGGACGGCACAGCCACCATCGTAGAAGGGGAGCATTTGACTGAAGAAGATCAGGGGGAAAATTTAACTCTTATTGAACAGACACTTGCAGAAGAGAATGGCTTGAAAGTGGGGGACACCATCTCTGTGGCAAACCCACGGGATGAGGCCATCACCCTTGAGTTACAAATCAAAGGAATCTATTCTACGACTTCCACAGCGGAACAAGGAATGGATTTCACCGCCATGATTCCTTATAACAAGCTGTATGTGCCGTATACAGCTGCAGCCATGCTAAAAGGCAGTGAGTATGAAGGCAGTATCGATAGCGCGATTTTTTACATTGATGATCCTGCTGAGATGGAGAGCTTCATCACCCAGGCACAAAAAGAAAGCAATATTGATTTCGAGACTTTTAAACTGGATGCCGATGACCAGCTGTATCAACAAATGGTCGGCCCGATTGAGAATGTGGCCAGTTTTTCGAATAATATTGTCTATCTTGTATCCATTGCCGGCGCGATCATTCTAGGTTTGATTGTGATGATGTCGATCCGCGAACGGAAATATGAGATGGGTGTTTTGCTGGCGATTGGAGAACGTCGCTGGAAGCTCGCCGGACAATTCATCGTTGAGATCTTGCTCGTTGCAGCGGTTTCCCTCGGGATTGCGACAGTCAGCGGGAATGAAGTGGCAAAGCAGGTAAGCGACCAACTTTTGAAACAAGAGCTGGAGGCCGCAGAGCAAACCACTGCACCTGATTCATTCCGCGGACGAGGTATGGGCTTCGGAGGAGGCATTATGCCGGGGAGCCAAATTCAACAGGCTGAAACGATTGAGGAAATTGACGTAAGTGTGACGGGAGATGACCTTACTCTCCTGGCGATGATTGGAATGCTTATAGCGATTGTATCGGCACTGTTGCCATCTTTGACTGTGCTGCGATTACAGCCTAAGGCGATTCTGAGCAGACAGGATTAA
- a CDS encoding ABC transporter ATP-binding protein, producing the protein MSALLAFQNISYWYKQENKRQEILKNINVDFDRGTFYTIIGPSGSGKTTFLALASALDVPKEGTVLFEGKDIKKIGLTKFRNKYVSIVFQSYNLLPYMTALQNVTTAMEITGASHKNKKEFALSMLERVGITAQQAKQKVLTLSGGQQQRVSIARALCCDTDLIVADEPTGNLDENTALEIVKLFQDLAHHEGKCVIVVTHDQNIANMSDITVKLSKGNISLTNRDQLVTNS; encoded by the coding sequence ATGAGCGCATTATTAGCATTTCAGAACATCAGTTACTGGTACAAGCAGGAAAATAAAAGGCAGGAAATACTCAAAAACATTAATGTCGACTTTGACAGGGGGACCTTTTACACAATCATAGGCCCTTCAGGTTCGGGCAAGACAACCTTCCTGGCCCTTGCCAGCGCATTGGATGTGCCAAAGGAAGGCACTGTTTTATTCGAAGGGAAGGATATCAAGAAAATCGGGCTCACCAAATTTCGCAATAAGTATGTTTCGATTGTCTTTCAATCTTACAATCTTCTTCCTTATATGACCGCATTGCAGAACGTCACGACCGCGATGGAAATCACCGGGGCAAGCCATAAGAATAAAAAGGAATTTGCCTTGAGCATGCTCGAGCGGGTGGGAATCACCGCTCAACAGGCGAAGCAAAAGGTGCTGACCTTAAGCGGCGGACAGCAGCAGCGTGTTTCGATTGCCCGTGCACTTTGCTGTGATACCGACTTGATTGTCGCGGATGAACCGACCGGCAACCTGGACGAAAATACTGCACTTGAAATTGTGAAATTGTTTCAGGACTTGGCCCATCATGAAGGGAAATGCGTGATTGTCGTGACACATGACCAAAACATCGCAAACATGTCGGACATTACAGTTAAACTGTCAAAAGGGAATATTTCTCTGACCAATAGAGATCAACTCGTGACGAATAGCTAG
- a CDS encoding ABC transporter ATP-binding protein, translating into MSSEVLLINGLTKSYGSKEVLKGIDLKVNSGEIIGYIGPNGAGKSTTVKLMLGLEEGYSGKIEIFGKDIAGQGGDYKQRIGYIPETSEMYDSLTAQEYLTFVAELYGMDYDDADRKAEQLFDVFGLSDVYHSRISSFSKGMRQKTLIVSSFLHNPDLLFLDEPLTGLDANSVMVFKEILARFAAEGKTIFYSSHIMDVVEKISNRIVLLHGGHIVANGSFEELKSQSKAGSLENIFNQMTGFHEHEDRAAEFVSIVREG; encoded by the coding sequence ATGTCTTCGGAGGTATTATTGATTAACGGCCTGACAAAATCGTATGGCAGCAAAGAGGTGCTGAAAGGCATCGATTTAAAGGTTAATAGTGGAGAAATCATTGGATATATAGGGCCGAATGGCGCGGGAAAAAGTACGACGGTAAAACTGATGCTCGGTCTTGAAGAAGGATATTCCGGCAAGATTGAGATTTTTGGGAAGGATATCGCCGGACAGGGCGGCGACTATAAACAGAGAATCGGTTACATTCCCGAAACGTCGGAAATGTATGATTCGCTAACGGCCCAGGAGTATTTGACGTTCGTTGCCGAGCTGTATGGCATGGATTATGACGATGCCGACCGGAAAGCGGAGCAGCTGTTTGATGTGTTTGGCCTGAGTGATGTCTACCATTCGCGGATCTCATCCTTTTCCAAAGGGATGAGACAGAAGACGCTGATTGTATCTAGTTTCTTACATAACCCCGATTTGCTGTTCCTGGATGAACCGTTGACTGGCCTGGATGCAAATAGTGTGATGGTGTTCAAAGAAATCCTTGCCCGGTTCGCAGCTGAGGGGAAGACGATTTTTTATTCGTCCCATATCATGGATGTCGTTGAGAAGATCAGCAACCGGATTGTCCTGCTGCACGGCGGCCATATTGTGGCGAATGGAAGTTTTGAAGAATTGAAGTCTCAGAGCAAGGCGGGTTCGCTGGAGAATATTTTCAACCAGATGACCGGTTTCCATGAGCATGAGGACCGTGCCGCTGAATTTGTATCCATTGTCAGGGAGGGGTGA